A genomic window from Microbacterium sp. H1-D42 includes:
- a CDS encoding M20/M25/M40 family metallo-hydrolase: MRKKSIAIALGASVVLSLGAASTPSAKSSAEERFEPDVAYDLSVTGDERETVHAEVDALAGVVSSARAGDGSYDPLTLVGAMLDGSSYDSISRGGTAATTYPFPVSNTEANQNEYDRKVAKLAWVVKLAKDLGFPVVVQRQPDKYVYVEIGDPDAPEMVMALSHLDSSRSAVSPEQLERWRDADGNLGAPGAYHSPYVQDGWIYGAGIQDDSGPTLATLLAAKALLEAGLPIDRRIRIVMGIYEDGGPGTPTAANTAAFQSIPYNANPSFYDNWAYKSLNREEMPIAGYTSDSRFPVIVGNSGAVTPTVSMDLSSDSTKAFHLTGATAGVTLREGDSTLKDIAYGSTTQIASRATFTLDVADASMGDRDEFVDAITDSATAKDWLPTEAGATPKVQVAIADGVLSLEINTDVAMEMPSPQYGKNAVVWGMSLLSDGFDAVGVTADELQLKKASDGVRDLFFQDGVEGEAYIGKYMGIPASLLRNPDNGTPNLTFALMGGIRSEEPTSFFANDALSIPMYVRSMHVTADDSSQATTAVTAAFQGKGFTISALGAPVGAGLYVTHDNPLTALQYGSYRATVESDTEEFADPYALQDVVYPQGTTGGTLASNFRNKMTAFGAIIPGNERWWHTANERMGVDSAVQMTKMMADGMLEMARYTGPAGAQFLWADIPGLNPDRADLDLLDVTIGTYKDASSEVDASALDDQALLGATSFTIPMWDGRGNTTRNAASFALGHEPGGVYLPLTDADYLASTYVAPMRLEFKVERPAYMSDAAWQTFVEGGYGDFAFNILAGDQVVPLAAPSGQDADEYFSSRTSATNPDALYLSVNLAVTDAPYAGVEGVLADSKSDLYTVNPDYLESNSNPFPERGAVEKRGFFVFGDGAKDAEFSSPDAVYVTVDNAVVDAEPSAVVKKLKGNTNELTITVDETHVDGSTSKVSETFTIRNNASGTYTVGDYEVYVETKGNTQVRVVEIR, translated from the coding sequence ATGAGGAAGAAGTCGATCGCGATTGCGCTGGGCGCGTCTGTTGTTCTCTCGCTGGGAGCGGCATCCACTCCTTCGGCGAAGAGCAGCGCAGAAGAGCGGTTCGAACCGGACGTCGCGTACGACCTTTCAGTGACCGGCGACGAGCGCGAGACGGTCCACGCAGAGGTGGATGCTCTGGCCGGCGTCGTCAGCAGCGCACGAGCCGGCGACGGTTCGTACGATCCACTCACGCTGGTCGGAGCGATGCTCGATGGCTCCAGTTACGACTCCATCTCGCGGGGCGGCACGGCCGCGACGACGTATCCCTTCCCGGTCAGCAACACCGAGGCGAACCAGAACGAGTACGACCGCAAAGTCGCCAAGCTCGCCTGGGTGGTCAAACTCGCGAAGGACCTCGGCTTCCCCGTGGTTGTGCAGCGGCAGCCCGATAAGTACGTCTACGTCGAGATCGGTGACCCAGACGCCCCCGAGATGGTCATGGCGCTGAGCCACCTCGACTCGTCGAGGTCCGCTGTGTCACCAGAGCAGTTGGAACGCTGGCGCGACGCCGACGGCAACCTCGGCGCGCCAGGGGCCTACCATTCGCCGTACGTGCAGGACGGCTGGATCTATGGCGCCGGCATCCAGGATGACAGCGGCCCGACGCTGGCAACGCTCTTGGCCGCGAAGGCGCTGCTTGAGGCCGGCCTGCCGATCGACCGGCGTATCCGCATCGTCATGGGCATCTACGAGGACGGCGGGCCGGGCACGCCAACCGCGGCGAACACCGCCGCCTTCCAATCCATCCCGTACAACGCGAACCCGAGCTTCTACGACAACTGGGCCTACAAGAGCCTCAATCGCGAGGAGATGCCGATCGCGGGCTACACCTCGGATTCGCGGTTCCCGGTAATCGTCGGCAACTCCGGCGCGGTCACGCCAACCGTGTCGATGGACCTGTCGAGCGACAGCACGAAGGCGTTCCATCTGACCGGCGCGACTGCCGGCGTCACGCTGCGCGAGGGCGATTCGACACTGAAGGACATCGCGTACGGCAGCACGACACAGATCGCGTCAAGGGCAACGTTCACGCTCGACGTGGCAGATGCGAGCATGGGTGATCGCGACGAGTTCGTCGACGCGATCACCGACTCCGCTACAGCCAAGGACTGGCTGCCGACGGAGGCCGGAGCCACACCGAAGGTTCAGGTCGCGATCGCGGACGGCGTGCTCAGCCTTGAGATCAACACCGACGTGGCGATGGAAATGCCCAGCCCGCAGTACGGCAAGAACGCGGTCGTCTGGGGCATGTCTTTGCTCTCCGACGGCTTCGACGCCGTGGGAGTGACTGCCGATGAACTGCAACTGAAGAAGGCATCCGATGGCGTCCGCGATCTGTTCTTCCAGGACGGCGTCGAGGGCGAGGCCTACATCGGCAAGTACATGGGCATCCCCGCAAGCCTCCTGCGCAACCCCGACAACGGAACGCCGAACCTCACGTTCGCGCTGATGGGCGGCATCCGCTCGGAGGAGCCGACGAGCTTCTTCGCGAACGACGCACTCAGCATCCCGATGTACGTGCGCAGCATGCACGTCACGGCAGACGATTCCAGCCAGGCGACGACCGCGGTGACAGCCGCTTTCCAAGGCAAGGGCTTCACGATCAGTGCGCTGGGAGCGCCGGTCGGAGCCGGACTCTACGTCACCCACGACAACCCGCTGACGGCGTTGCAGTACGGCAGCTATCGCGCCACGGTCGAGAGCGACACCGAGGAGTTCGCCGACCCGTACGCGCTGCAGGACGTGGTCTACCCGCAGGGCACCACCGGTGGCACGCTGGCCAGCAACTTCCGCAACAAGATGACCGCCTTTGGCGCCATCATCCCTGGCAACGAGCGCTGGTGGCACACGGCCAACGAGCGGATGGGTGTCGACTCAGCCGTGCAGATGACGAAGATGATGGCCGACGGGATGCTGGAGATGGCGCGATACACCGGGCCGGCCGGCGCGCAGTTCCTGTGGGCCGACATTCCGGGGCTCAACCCCGACCGAGCCGACCTCGATCTGCTCGACGTCACGATCGGCACGTACAAGGATGCGTCGAGCGAGGTGGATGCCAGTGCGCTCGACGACCAGGCACTGCTCGGCGCCACGTCGTTCACCATTCCGATGTGGGACGGGCGCGGCAATACGACGCGGAACGCCGCATCGTTCGCACTCGGACACGAGCCGGGCGGTGTGTATCTGCCATTGACGGATGCGGACTATCTGGCATCGACATACGTGGCGCCGATGCGGTTGGAGTTCAAGGTGGAGCGTCCTGCCTACATGTCGGATGCTGCGTGGCAGACCTTCGTCGAAGGCGGCTACGGTGACTTCGCGTTCAATATCCTCGCAGGCGATCAGGTGGTTCCGCTGGCAGCACCTTCGGGCCAGGATGCCGACGAGTACTTCTCGTCGCGAACCTCGGCGACGAACCCCGACGCTCTCTACCTGTCGGTGAACCTGGCGGTCACTGACGCCCCGTATGCCGGCGTCGAGGGGGTGCTGGCGGACTCCAAATCGGATCTCTACACCGTCAACCCCGACTACCTCGAGTCGAACTCGAACCCGTTCCCCGAGCGCGGCGCCGTCGAGAAGCGCGGCTTCTTCGTGTTCGGCGACGGCGCCAAGGACGCGGAATTCTCGTCACCTGACGCGGTCTACGTGACAGTCGACAACGCGGTCGTCGACGCCGAGCCGTCGGCGGTGGTGAAGAAGCTCAAGGGCAACACGAACGAGCTGACGATCACGGTGGACGAGACCCACGTTGACGGCAGCACCTCGAAGGTCTCGGAGACGTTCACCATCCGCAACAACGCATCGGGCACGTACACAGTCGGCGACTACGAGGTCTACGTCGAGACGAAGGGGAACACGCAGGTGCGGGTGGTGGAGATTCGGTAG
- a CDS encoding G5 domain-containing protein → MARKRPVAVAQKKSPRGWIVFAVIVGILIIGGVLGRVATPLLVISVLLAVGLGLFTVIKGATPRLGMRSRKSGFVALGAAVLLIVGGGAANATPSNNPQAPAALMEIAPEPNTPKKVDTPTPTPIPTTYEQVNVDTPIPFERTTLDDASLAEGTTTVTTTGVDGTMRATYKVTYVDGEETSRELIEEAVFLNPISEVTTRGTLKPVAAPVPLVQNGGGKCDSNYTGACVPIASDVDCAGGSGNGPAYLDGQARVVGSDIYDLDRDNNGIACD, encoded by the coding sequence ATGGCCCGCAAACGTCCGGTTGCTGTCGCTCAGAAGAAGAGCCCTCGCGGATGGATCGTGTTCGCGGTGATCGTCGGCATTTTGATCATTGGTGGCGTGCTGGGTCGGGTTGCTACGCCACTACTCGTCATCTCTGTATTGCTCGCCGTCGGCCTTGGCCTGTTCACTGTGATCAAGGGCGCCACCCCGAGGCTGGGGATGCGATCAAGGAAGTCAGGGTTTGTCGCCCTCGGAGCCGCCGTTCTGCTGATTGTGGGTGGCGGCGCTGCCAACGCAACCCCGTCCAATAATCCACAGGCTCCGGCGGCGCTCATGGAGATCGCGCCCGAACCGAACACCCCGAAGAAAGTGGATACTCCCACGCCGACTCCCATTCCCACCACGTACGAGCAGGTGAACGTCGACACGCCGATACCCTTCGAGCGCACGACCCTCGACGACGCGTCCCTGGCTGAAGGAACCACGACGGTTACGACGACAGGCGTCGACGGGACCATGCGCGCGACCTACAAGGTCACGTACGTTGACGGCGAGGAGACCTCCCGCGAACTGATTGAGGAGGCGGTGTTCCTGAACCCCATATCCGAGGTCACGACTCGCGGAACCCTCAAGCCGGTCGCTGCACCGGTACCGCTCGTGCAGAACGGAGGCGGCAAATGTGACTCCAACTACACAGGCGCTTGCGTACCGATCGCGAGCGATGTCGACTGCGCTGGCGGTTCCGGCAACGGACCGGCGTACCTCGATGGCCAAGCCCGCGTTGTGGGCTCAGATATCTATGACCTCGACCGCGACAACAATGGAATCGCCTGCGACTAG
- a CDS encoding type I restriction endonuclease, with protein MEFAERVGALAGKVRSQAESIGTEEATKNAFVMPFIATILGYDVFNPLEVVPEFTADVGTKKGEKVDYAIMRDGEVQILIECKPSMGALKIEHASQLFRYFSVTNARIAALTNGVMWEFYTDLDAPNRMDAKPFLVLDLLDIDETLIAELRKLSKDSFDLDSIISAAEELKYIGALKREIASQFREPSDEWIKFFTSRVYEGAFTQRVRQQFTGLVGKAAQQFLTERVNDRLKAALGASSSSTALTESPTSSEIAEADIDRDPELETTLEELEGYQIVKAIACGEVKPQRVTQRDAKSYFAVLLDDNNRKPIARLHFNGKQKYLGLLDEEKVETRHPIEGLDDIYAHAEDIRAAVLRYV; from the coding sequence GTGGAGTTTGCGGAGCGTGTCGGGGCCCTCGCTGGGAAGGTGCGGAGCCAAGCGGAATCCATCGGTACTGAGGAGGCGACAAAGAACGCGTTCGTAATGCCTTTCATCGCGACGATTCTCGGATACGACGTGTTTAACCCGCTTGAAGTCGTTCCCGAGTTCACCGCTGACGTCGGGACCAAGAAGGGTGAGAAGGTCGACTACGCCATCATGCGTGACGGCGAGGTGCAGATTCTCATCGAGTGCAAACCGTCGATGGGCGCGCTAAAGATCGAGCATGCTTCGCAACTGTTCCGATACTTCTCGGTGACCAACGCGCGCATCGCAGCTCTGACGAACGGTGTCATGTGGGAGTTTTACACGGACCTTGATGCACCCAATCGCATGGACGCAAAGCCATTCCTGGTGCTTGATTTGCTCGATATCGATGAGACCCTGATCGCAGAGCTTCGGAAGCTCAGCAAGGACAGCTTCGATCTCGATTCCATCATCAGTGCCGCTGAGGAGCTCAAGTACATCGGTGCACTCAAGCGCGAGATTGCATCGCAGTTCCGTGAGCCGTCTGACGAATGGATCAAGTTCTTTACGTCACGAGTGTACGAAGGGGCTTTCACCCAGCGAGTCCGGCAGCAGTTCACGGGACTCGTCGGAAAGGCTGCCCAGCAGTTCCTTACGGAACGAGTGAATGATCGCCTCAAGGCAGCGCTGGGGGCCAGTAGTTCGAGCACCGCCCTGACCGAAAGTCCGACGAGCTCGGAAATCGCCGAGGCGGACATCGACCGTGACCCTGAGCTTGAGACGACTCTCGAGGAGCTTGAGGGTTACCAGATTGTCAAAGCGATCGCCTGTGGAGAGGTCAAGCCGCAGCGCGTGACCCAACGTGATGCAAAGAGCTACTTCGCGGTGCTGCTTGACGACAACAACCGCAAGCCAATCGCTCGTCTGCACTTCAACGGCAAGCAGAAGTACCTCGGTCTGCTCGACGAGGAAAAGGTCGAGACCCGTCATCCGATCGAGGGGCTGGATGACATCTACGCGCACGCAGAGGACATTCGCGCGGCCGTCCTGCGGTACGTCTAG
- a CDS encoding (deoxy)nucleoside triphosphate pyrophosphohydrolase: MKKQINVVGAVVVRGDAVLSARRSTAMQLPGVWEFPGGKVEPGETPQQALRREMREELLCEVDVGEHVETTSHEYDFGVVTLTTFFATLVAGEPQLTEHAELRWIPAAQLGSVEWAPADVPAVQRVVAVLLG; the protein is encoded by the coding sequence GTGAAGAAGCAGATCAATGTCGTTGGCGCAGTCGTCGTACGTGGCGACGCCGTGCTGTCGGCACGGCGAAGCACAGCAATGCAACTCCCGGGCGTATGGGAGTTTCCCGGCGGAAAGGTCGAGCCTGGTGAAACGCCTCAACAAGCTCTTCGTCGTGAGATGCGGGAAGAACTGCTTTGCGAAGTCGACGTGGGCGAACACGTCGAGACAACGAGCCACGAATACGACTTTGGCGTCGTCACACTGACGACATTCTTCGCGACGCTCGTGGCCGGCGAACCGCAACTCACCGAACACGCCGAGTTGCGCTGGATCCCCGCCGCGCAGCTGGGCTCCGTCGAATGGGCGCCCGCCGATGTTCCCGCCGTTCAGCGAGTGGTCGCAGTGCTTCTGGGATGA
- a CDS encoding MFS transporter yields MTIPHPTPTIRRARVGVALLFLTNGALLANILPRYPEIKASLGLDATFYGLSIAAFPAGAIFVGLSAAVFIRRFGSARVAMIGSILTALALLFAGLAPTAIVFALGLFLAGAADAITDVAQNAHSLRVQRAYDRSIINSFHAIWSIGAVLGGSMAAVAIALRVPVGAHLAVSTVVFGVVVVLAYRMCLPGPDAESGADAGATASGDGARTGFSPRLAVTLVALILIATAGAVIEDAGMSWATLYLSDSLGAAAALAATGYIALVGAQFVGRIFGDRLIDRFGARAMVISGGLFAAAGMGLALAFPTVPGTILGFALAGLGSATLIPTAFQEADDMPGLKHGSGITIVAWMLRFGFLLAPPVVGVIADNVGLRAGLVIVPIAGLVAVVCAGAVKRRMPTAD; encoded by the coding sequence GTGACCATCCCCCACCCGACACCGACGATTCGTCGCGCCCGCGTGGGGGTTGCGCTGCTGTTCCTCACGAACGGCGCGCTGTTGGCGAACATCCTGCCGCGCTACCCCGAGATCAAGGCGTCGCTCGGGCTGGACGCCACTTTCTACGGACTCTCGATCGCCGCCTTCCCCGCCGGAGCGATTTTCGTGGGGCTCTCGGCAGCGGTGTTCATCCGCCGATTCGGCTCGGCGCGCGTGGCGATGATCGGCAGCATCCTCACGGCGCTCGCGCTGCTGTTTGCCGGGCTCGCGCCGACGGCGATCGTCTTCGCGCTGGGTCTGTTCCTGGCGGGGGCGGCGGATGCCATCACCGACGTCGCGCAGAACGCGCACAGCCTGCGCGTGCAGCGCGCGTATGACCGGTCGATCATCAACTCGTTCCACGCGATCTGGTCGATCGGCGCGGTGCTGGGCGGGTCGATGGCCGCCGTCGCGATCGCGCTGAGGGTGCCGGTCGGGGCGCACCTGGCCGTGTCGACGGTCGTGTTCGGTGTGGTCGTCGTGCTCGCCTACCGCATGTGCCTGCCGGGGCCCGACGCGGAGTCGGGGGCGGATGCTGGTGCCACCGCCTCTGGTGATGGCGCGCGCACTGGCTTCTCGCCGCGCCTGGCCGTGACGCTGGTCGCGCTGATCCTGATCGCGACCGCCGGGGCGGTGATCGAGGATGCCGGCATGTCGTGGGCCACGCTGTACCTGTCGGACTCGCTGGGCGCCGCGGCCGCGCTCGCCGCGACTGGATACATCGCCCTCGTTGGAGCGCAGTTCGTCGGTCGAATCTTCGGCGACCGACTGATCGACCGGTTCGGAGCTCGGGCGATGGTGATCTCTGGTGGCCTGTTCGCCGCGGCGGGGATGGGGCTCGCGCTGGCATTCCCGACAGTGCCCGGGACGATTCTCGGCTTCGCGTTGGCCGGACTCGGGTCAGCGACGCTGATTCCGACGGCGTTCCAGGAAGCGGATGACATGCCGGGGCTGAAGCACGGCAGCGGGATCACGATCGTTGCGTGGATGCTGCGATTCGGGTTCCTGCTCGCGCCGCCAGTCGTGGGGGTCATCGCGGACAACGTCGGGTTGCGGGCCGGACTGGTGATCGTGCCGATCGCGGGGCTGGTGGCGGTGGTGTGTGCTGGAGCGGTGAAGAGGCGGATGCCGACAGCCGACTAG
- a CDS encoding VOC family protein, with protein sequence MTSREVKMIVLSTDDLDESIRFYTETLGFPLKFRDGNHFAALDGGTITIALATEIDHPIPGQVVVGIKTGDVDGDAAAVEENGGGIVKAAYNDAHERRAVAYDSQGNGMVLYSPLPH encoded by the coding sequence ATGACCAGCCGCGAAGTCAAGATGATCGTCCTCTCCACCGACGACCTCGATGAGTCGATCCGCTTCTACACCGAGACCCTCGGGTTCCCGCTGAAGTTCCGCGACGGCAACCACTTCGCGGCCCTCGACGGCGGCACGATCACGATCGCCCTCGCGACCGAGATCGACCACCCGATTCCAGGGCAGGTCGTCGTCGGCATCAAGACCGGCGACGTCGACGGCGATGCCGCAGCCGTCGAAGAGAACGGCGGCGGAATCGTCAAGGCCGCGTACAACGATGCCCACGAGCGCCGCGCCGTCGCGTACGACAGCCAGGGCAACGGGATGGTGCTGTACTCACCACTGCCGCACTGA